In one window of Desulfonatronum thioautotrophicum DNA:
- a CDS encoding M16 family metallopeptidase, with the protein MAHSPDPSDHPARYPISKPLPESTSPLAAIGTRLHVLANGLTVLVHEDNRFPLASMRLFVRAGSVHEAPEQAGISHLLEHMVFKGTSRRLQGQAAADIESFGGELNAATGFDATMYIVDLPAEHWATGLDVIQDMIFNASFAPEELESERQVILAEMDQGNDDPHRRIFKSVQERLWAGTAYARPIIGYPETVCSISRDDLSAYVRSRYQPANMTLVLCGDVRSEDVLKQAELLFGHLTNHGERHPINIQGSNSVPGVFFNPDSSWEFPSASRIAVEQGPWQKAHFFLALPIPGLRDVHSVGLDVLAHMLGGDRTSLLYRRFKYELGLVDTISVSATTLDQVGMLSIQAQLDAANVEGLWSGVIRVLADLTPEMFSPEALDRAKLNMEDSLFQAKETLSGMASKLGYFQFHEQNFEAEQLYLHMIRTMDAGQLQEIIQTHIRPERLVCSIFTPTPETTTVESLHTALEQIWPDATPRSSQISRQTNSSQPEILHLAPGRTLVLLPDRSLPYTALTMCWNGGDLLLPPRDQGLSELTARVWTKGTRTKNAVAVQDFLADRAARVAAGAGLEQFHLSVHFPARFSPELLGFFQELVQEPAWASAEVDRAKQEQCAAIVRAEDSPVGLALRNTFPFLFPKHPYGYQRSGTPEAVTTFTQTQIVSFWDRQQSRPWVMAACGDLDREALLDMATNLAGQDAIAAPAPRKPQWGAERELLLQLQDRNQSHILVVFPLPGVGSEQTPGLNLLREVLAGQSGLLFRELRDVRGLAYSVTALLWQETLAGFLAFYIGTSPDKEEAAIQGFQDVVRNLAEHGVPETALHRAQNLLWGDYQRGRQRLIARAHEASENLTRGFTLDHSLQLIEQAKNTPANQLSTLIQEHLHWDKAYLIKVRP; encoded by the coding sequence ATGGCCCACAGTCCCGATCCCAGCGACCATCCCGCACGTTACCCGATATCCAAACCATTACCCGAGTCCACGTCACCATTAGCGGCAATTGGCACCCGGTTGCACGTCCTGGCCAACGGGCTGACCGTCCTGGTCCATGAGGACAACCGCTTCCCACTGGCGTCAATGCGGCTGTTCGTCCGGGCCGGATCGGTTCATGAGGCTCCGGAACAAGCCGGGATCAGCCACCTGCTGGAACACATGGTCTTCAAAGGCACCTCTCGCCGGTTGCAAGGACAAGCCGCCGCGGACATTGAGTCGTTCGGCGGGGAGCTGAACGCGGCCACGGGATTCGACGCCACCATGTATATCGTGGACCTTCCCGCCGAACATTGGGCCACGGGCCTGGACGTCATCCAGGACATGATCTTCAATGCCTCTTTTGCCCCGGAAGAGTTGGAATCGGAGCGGCAGGTGATTCTCGCGGAAATGGATCAGGGCAATGACGACCCGCATCGACGGATTTTCAAATCCGTTCAGGAACGCCTCTGGGCTGGAACAGCCTATGCGCGGCCCATCATCGGTTACCCGGAAACGGTATGTTCCATCTCTCGGGACGATCTTTCGGCCTATGTCCGTTCCCGATATCAACCAGCGAACATGACCCTGGTCCTCTGTGGTGATGTCCGAAGTGAGGATGTCCTGAAACAGGCCGAGCTGCTCTTCGGCCACCTGACCAACCACGGAGAGCGCCATCCGATCAACATTCAAGGCTCAAATTCCGTCCCTGGAGTGTTCTTCAATCCCGACAGTTCCTGGGAATTTCCGTCGGCTTCCCGGATTGCCGTTGAACAGGGACCCTGGCAGAAGGCGCACTTTTTCCTGGCCCTGCCCATTCCCGGCCTGCGCGACGTGCACAGCGTGGGGCTGGACGTCCTGGCCCATATGCTTGGCGGGGATCGAACCTCGTTGCTCTATCGCAGATTCAAGTACGAACTGGGGCTGGTGGACACCATTTCCGTTTCGGCAACGACCTTGGATCAGGTCGGCATGCTGTCCATTCAGGCCCAGCTGGATGCCGCCAACGTCGAGGGGCTCTGGTCCGGGGTGATTCGCGTCCTGGCAGACCTGACTCCGGAGATGTTCAGCCCGGAAGCCCTGGATCGAGCCAAGCTGAATATGGAAGACAGCCTGTTTCAAGCCAAGGAGACTCTTTCCGGGATGGCTTCGAAGCTCGGCTATTTCCAATTCCATGAGCAGAATTTCGAGGCCGAACAACTGTATCTGCACATGATCAGAACCATGGATGCGGGCCAGTTACAAGAAATCATCCAGACCCATATTCGCCCCGAAAGGCTGGTTTGCTCCATCTTCACCCCCACACCCGAGACAACCACGGTGGAAAGCCTGCATACCGCCCTGGAGCAAATATGGCCCGACGCGACCCCAAGGTCGTCCCAAATCAGCCGCCAAACAAACTCGAGCCAGCCGGAGATTCTCCATCTGGCCCCTGGCCGGACTCTGGTCCTCTTGCCGGACCGCTCCCTGCCCTACACGGCGCTGACCATGTGCTGGAATGGCGGGGACCTGCTGCTGCCCCCCCGGGATCAGGGTCTGTCCGAACTGACCGCACGGGTCTGGACCAAGGGAACGCGCACCAAAAATGCCGTAGCTGTTCAGGACTTTCTCGCGGACAGGGCGGCCCGGGTGGCCGCCGGCGCCGGCCTGGAACAGTTCCATCTGAGCGTTCATTTTCCGGCTCGATTCAGCCCCGAGCTCCTGGGCTTTTTTCAAGAGCTGGTTCAGGAACCGGCCTGGGCTTCCGCGGAAGTGGACCGGGCCAAACAGGAGCAGTGCGCGGCCATTGTCCGGGCCGAAGACAGCCCGGTCGGCCTGGCCCTGCGCAATACCTTCCCGTTCCTGTTTCCCAAGCACCCATACGGGTATCAGCGTTCCGGCACACCGGAGGCAGTCACGACCTTCACCCAGACGCAAATCGTCTCCTTCTGGGACCGCCAGCAGTCTCGACCATGGGTCATGGCCGCGTGTGGAGATCTGGACCGGGAAGCCCTCCTGGACATGGCCACGAATTTGGCCGGACAAGATGCCATAGCCGCTCCGGCACCGCGAAAGCCTCAGTGGGGCGCGGAGCGGGAACTGCTGCTTCAGCTTCAGGATCGCAATCAGTCCCATATTCTTGTGGTCTTTCCGTTGCCTGGAGTGGGCAGTGAGCAGACACCCGGCCTGAATCTGCTCCGGGAGGTTCTGGCGGGACAATCCGGCCTGCTTTTTCGGGAACTGCGCGATGTTCGCGGCCTGGCATATTCCGTGACCGCTTTGCTCTGGCAGGAAACCCTTGCCGGTTTTCTGGCCTTCTACATCGGAACATCTCCGGACAAGGAAGAGGCCGCGATCCAGGGCTTCCAGGACGTGGTCCGGAATCTCGCGGAGCACGGCGTTCCGGAGACGGCATTGCACCGGGCCCAAAATCTGCTCTGGGGGGACTACCAACGGGGACGGCAACGCTTGATTGCCAGAGCCCACGAAGCATCCGAAAATCTGACCCGTGGCTTCACACTGGACCACTCCCTGCAGCTGATCGAGCAGGCCAAAAACACTCCTGCAAACCAGCTCAGCACCTTGATCCAGGAGCATCTCCACTGGGACAAGGCCTACCTGATCAAAGTCCGGCCATAA
- a CDS encoding RsmB/NOP family class I SAM-dependent RNA methyltransferase encodes MPRSFRLVCEPEHVGLVEALLRAEGHVFTPEPFHPLARQLLEEPTPLGASMAAAFGLIYIQDRSSMLAPLLLQPPRGGVVLDMCASPGSKTGLLAQLVGSTGMVLANEPNPRRLATLRQNLAVLNLAQVVTCGHPGQELPLSEAWFSHIQLDPPCSGWGTVERNPRVREMWPEHKLGPLITLQRNLLRKAAALLAPGGSLLYSTCTTNPGENREQIQWAIEELGLATAQLPSLPGFDQSRSQDESIDASSHGWLQIRTEAGEGQGFFYAMLTSPGPSKNTHLEVDQVGSKQHVVATQKKAGPIQYPQARGSRKRRGENAGECGDTPGIVIDPQTCPGPRGAAWERLPPGEVRDFGGRVIFLPEPALSRGRGLALPLRLGWQGIELGRMGGGVLRLHPRMRLLLPEYVPGRGVHLDDVSDLQRLMQGQSLALPSGATAGLQCAKGATGAGVGGRIGLYWRGLPLGWVTLKGRRYLWSAK; translated from the coding sequence ATGCCCAGAAGTTTTCGTCTTGTTTGTGAGCCTGAACATGTCGGTCTGGTGGAAGCCCTGCTTCGGGCCGAAGGCCATGTTTTCACGCCCGAACCGTTTCATCCGCTGGCCCGGCAATTGCTGGAGGAACCCACGCCGCTGGGTGCCTCCATGGCCGCGGCCTTTGGCTTGATCTACATTCAGGACCGTTCTTCCATGCTGGCCCCCTTGCTGCTGCAACCGCCGCGCGGCGGGGTGGTGCTGGACATGTGCGCGAGCCCGGGCAGCAAGACAGGGCTGCTGGCTCAACTCGTGGGATCGACGGGCATGGTCCTGGCCAATGAGCCCAATCCTCGCAGGTTGGCGACGTTGCGGCAGAATCTGGCTGTCCTGAACCTGGCCCAGGTGGTCACCTGCGGACATCCGGGACAGGAATTGCCTCTGTCTGAAGCATGGTTTTCCCATATCCAGCTGGATCCCCCATGCAGCGGCTGGGGAACCGTGGAACGCAACCCGCGTGTTCGGGAGATGTGGCCGGAGCACAAGCTGGGACCGTTGATCACCCTGCAACGGAACCTGTTGCGCAAGGCAGCTGCGCTCCTGGCCCCGGGCGGCAGCCTGCTCTACTCCACCTGCACCACGAACCCTGGGGAGAACAGGGAGCAAATCCAGTGGGCCATCGAAGAACTTGGCTTGGCAACCGCCCAGCTCCCTTCCCTGCCTGGTTTCGATCAGTCCCGGAGCCAAGACGAATCCATTGATGCATCCAGCCATGGATGGTTGCAGATCCGGACAGAGGCCGGCGAAGGACAAGGTTTTTTTTACGCCATGTTGACATCCCCGGGACCATCAAAAAACACGCACTTGGAAGTTGATCAGGTCGGCTCCAAACAGCATGTCGTTGCAACGCAGAAAAAGGCCGGGCCGATTCAATATCCGCAAGCTCGGGGCAGCCGAAAACGTCGCGGAGAAAACGCCGGAGAATGTGGCGATACGCCCGGTATCGTCATTGACCCGCAAACATGTCCTGGTCCGCGGGGTGCCGCATGGGAGCGACTCCCGCCTGGAGAAGTCAGAGATTTTGGCGGACGGGTGATCTTTCTGCCCGAACCGGCCCTTTCTCGTGGTCGCGGTCTGGCCCTGCCGTTGCGATTGGGCTGGCAAGGCATTGAGCTTGGGCGGATGGGAGGCGGGGTCCTGCGACTTCATCCCCGGATGCGGTTACTGCTGCCGGAGTATGTTCCGGGGCGTGGCGTGCATTTGGATGATGTTTCCGATTTGCAAAGATTGATGCAAGGCCAGAGCCTGGCCCTGCCTTCCGGTGCCACTGCAGGCCTGCAGTGCGCCAAGGGGGCGACCGGAGCAGGTGTCGGCGGGCGGATCGGGCTGTACTGGCGGGGGTTGCCCCTGGGCTGGGTCACGCTCAAGGGCCGGCGATATTTATGGTCCGCAAAGTGA
- a CDS encoding bifunctional riboflavin kinase/FAD synthetase: MQVLRTLDEARQAVSQSCVTIGNFDGVHMGHQQLLCRTRRKAASLGLAGVAVTFEPHPLRVLSGSRTPPFITLPQQKLEAIASLRLDYTFCINFTKDLAKLEPDAFVRTYLLQGLGMREMVIGYDYAFGRNRKGDYAMLREFGARNGFNVEQIGPVIIDDAVVSSSRIRDMVQAGLVWEVRPLLGRFYRVEGQVVSGRNRGGRLLGFPTANLCLQDELFPKTGVYAVWAESEARTYPAVANIGFNPTFGNDVLSVEVHILDFNQDIYGRHVRIHFVQRLRSEQKFSGLDALIARIHEDILLARRILGSSEAHLVEARQCV, encoded by the coding sequence ATGCAGGTCTTGCGCACCCTGGACGAAGCCCGCCAAGCTGTTTCTCAATCCTGCGTCACCATCGGCAATTTCGACGGAGTCCACATGGGCCATCAACAATTGCTGTGCCGGACGCGTCGAAAAGCCGCTTCTCTTGGTCTTGCCGGCGTGGCGGTCACGTTTGAGCCGCACCCGCTACGGGTCTTGAGCGGTTCACGAACACCCCCCTTTATCACCTTGCCGCAACAGAAGCTGGAAGCCATCGCCTCCCTACGGCTCGACTATACATTTTGTATAAACTTTACCAAGGATTTAGCCAAACTGGAGCCCGATGCATTCGTGCGGACCTATCTTTTGCAGGGTCTGGGTATGCGGGAGATGGTCATTGGCTACGATTATGCCTTTGGCCGCAACCGAAAGGGCGATTACGCCATGCTCCGGGAATTCGGCGCGCGGAACGGCTTCAACGTGGAGCAGATCGGACCGGTGATCATTGATGACGCGGTGGTCAGTTCGTCGCGAATCCGGGACATGGTCCAGGCTGGGCTGGTGTGGGAGGTCCGGCCGTTACTGGGTCGATTCTACCGGGTGGAAGGCCAAGTGGTTTCCGGGCGCAACCGCGGTGGTCGCTTGCTGGGCTTTCCCACGGCCAATTTGTGCCTGCAAGACGAACTGTTCCCCAAGACCGGGGTCTATGCGGTCTGGGCCGAATCCGAAGCACGGACCTATCCGGCCGTGGCCAACATTGGCTTCAATCCCACCTTTGGCAACGACGTGCTCTCCGTGGAGGTGCATATCCTGGATTTCAACCAGGATATCTATGGACGTCATGTCCGTATCCATTTTGTGCAACGCCTGCGGAGCGAGCAAAAGTTTTCCGGGCTGGACGCCCTGATCGCCAGAATCCACGAGGACATTCTTCTTGCCCGACGCATCCTCGGTTCGTCTGAGGCACATCTTGTCGAAGCCCGGCAGTGCGTCTGA